AAACACTATAAAATCCACGCAATTGCGTGGATTTTTCATTTCACAAAGTCTCAACTTATCTCGTAACAACGCAGTCAAAAATGAGTACATAGATGAGTACAACATTCTTCCATCTTCATTTTAAGTGAGTACAATAACGGTATATTAAATAAACAAGGCCCCGTTATGCTCACCGATACGCAATGCCGTACTGCCAAACCGAAAGAAAAAATCTATCGGATCAATGATTTCAATGGTCTCTACCTAGAAGTGAAACCCAATGGCAAAAAGGCATGGCGCTATCGGTTTAAACTCAACGGCAAATCCAGCATGTTCGCGTTGGGTGAGTACCCGACGGTCAAACTTGCCGAAGCTCGCGAGAAATGTGAGCAAGCGCGTAAACAAGTCGCAGATGGAGTTAGCCCGACACAGGCTCGCCAGTTAGATAAGATCCGCAAGGTCAACGATGCCTCCAACACCTTTGAGCTTATCGCCAAAGAGTGGTTGCAGATGAAAGACTGGGCCGACATCACCAAAACACGCCGCCTTGATATGCTTGAGCGTGTAGTTTTCCCCGCCATCGGCAAACTTCCTATCAGGGAAATCACCCCGCATCACATTCTTAAAATTCTTCAGGAAACCACTAAACGCGGCGCTCCGACCGTTGCCGCTGAAGCCCGCCGCACCATTTCATCGGTTTTTGAGTTGGCAGTCGCGACGCTCAGAGCTGATAGCGATCCTGTATGGCCGGTGCGCAAGGCCCTTCCCGCCAATAAGACACAGCACAAACAGGCACTGAATCCTCAGCAAATCGGAAAGTTATTAAGCTGTTTTGACAACAGTCGCGGCTCATACCAGGTTAACTATTGCATGTGGCTAATGTGGTGGACGCTGGCGCGGCCAGCCGAAGTAACCGAAGCAGAATGGGCAGAATTCGACCTTGATAACGGACTGTGGACCATTCCGGCAACGCGCATGAAAGCCCGCAGAGAACACGTTATTCCCCTTCCCTCACAAGCGGTCAAAACTCTTAGAATGCTACAAGGATTAACCGGACATCGGCAGCACCTTTTCCCGGGCAGGGATAATCCGAAAGGTCCAATGACATCACACTCCCTGCGTCAGCTACTAAAAAGCCTCGGCTGGAGTGGTACATATAGCCCACATGCAACCCGAACCACAGGAAGTACCCGTTTAAACGAGATGGGCTATCGACCTGATGCTATTGAGGCCCAACTTGCGCACGCTGATACCAACAATGTTCGTCGCACGTACAACCATGCAACTTATCTTGATGAGCGTAAAGTGATGATGCAGGAATGGGCGGATAAGCTTGAGGGATGGGTAAAAAGCACTGACAATAGTACTGATGTGTCGTAAACGATGATGCATTGGTGTGTTAATACTGATTAATAACGATTATTTCCCACCAGAGAATAAAAACCACATTTTAACCTACAATTTTGTAACCATATGATTTCACTAACATTGTTTGCCGTACTCATCCAGCGTTCAAATCCCTCTGTTTTTCTTCCCTCCATTAACACAGGACATCTCCATGAGCCGATACCATGTCTCTAAATAGCTTTTCATAATACTGCTACACCCTTGCCTTTCCCGGTGCATTTCCAGGGAAAGGCGAAGCAGCCTCCATGAACTGGGCTACGTTCTGCAATAACTGCCACATGTAATGACAGTGATGATTTCGTGTTACCGTTTCATGCAACTTATGCCAGAGCCCTTCTATTCTGTTCAGCCAGGGCGAGTAAGTCGGCAAAAACAGCAGGTTGAACTTCGGATTCTCTACCAGCCAGCGCTGGGTTTCCTTACTTTTATGAATGATGTAGTTATCTACTATCAGTGTGATAATGCTGGCGTGCCGGTATGTGCGTTTCAGTTTAACCAACAGATTTATAAACAATTTTGATGTCTTCTTTATTCCGCCTATATAGGTCACCTTTCCTGTGTCCGCGTGCAGTGCGCCAGCCAGATAATGTTTCTGATTCTGGCCCGGCGTCACTATCCGTTTTTGGTTACCTTTCTGGCTCCAGTCAGCGCCGATTTTCGGGTTGAG
The window above is part of the Pectobacterium araliae genome. Proteins encoded here:
- a CDS encoding tyrosine-type recombinase/integrase; amino-acid sequence: MLTDTQCRTAKPKEKIYRINDFNGLYLEVKPNGKKAWRYRFKLNGKSSMFALGEYPTVKLAEAREKCEQARKQVADGVSPTQARQLDKIRKVNDASNTFELIAKEWLQMKDWADITKTRRLDMLERVVFPAIGKLPIREITPHHILKILQETTKRGAPTVAAEARRTISSVFELAVATLRADSDPVWPVRKALPANKTQHKQALNPQQIGKLLSCFDNSRGSYQVNYCMWLMWWTLARPAEVTEAEWAEFDLDNGLWTIPATRMKARREHVIPLPSQAVKTLRMLQGLTGHRQHLFPGRDNPKGPMTSHSLRQLLKSLGWSGTYSPHATRTTGSTRLNEMGYRPDAIEAQLAHADTNNVRRTYNHATYLDERKVMMQEWADKLEGWVKSTDNSTDVS